Proteins encoded together in one Lathyrus oleraceus cultivar Zhongwan6 chromosome 5, CAAS_Psat_ZW6_1.0, whole genome shotgun sequence window:
- the LOC127078348 gene encoding protein STRUBBELIG-RECEPTOR FAMILY 2, with protein MIRYVNLVFLVFSATLISYGFAFTNPFDVTALQDLYRSLNNPQGLHGWNGGDPCEEYWTGVACSDSSVIHLKIQGLNLTGYLGSSLYNLQNLKIFDISSNSIMGEIPYELPPNATHINMACNYLSQNIPHSLSNMKKLRHL; from the exons ATGATTCGTTACGTGAATCTCGTCTTCCTTGTGTTCTCAGCAACTTTGATTTCTTACGGCTTCGCATTCACCAATCCATTTGACG TTACAGCCCTCCAGGATCTATACAGGAGCTTAAACAACCCTCAAGGGCTACACGGATGGAACGGTGGTGATCCTTGTGAGGAGTATTGGACAGGAGTAGCTTGTTCTGACTCCTCAGTTATACATCT CAAAATTCAAGGATTGAACCTTACCGGATATCTTGGATCCTCGCTGTATAATCTACAAAATTTGAAGATATT TGATATCAGTTCCAACAGCATAATGGGTGAAATACCATACGAATTACCTCCAAATGCCACACATAT AAACATGGCTTGCAACTATTTGAGCCAAAATATCCCTCATTCATTATCAAACATGAAAAAACTAAGACATCTGTGA
- the LOC127080463 gene encoding uncharacterized protein LOC127080463, which produces MPPPKGEAVADAELDAFGGGPVDLSLLPLYPDHISRHIWDREDHDPLKIVEEKNILVENNEKEDDNEAEFFDDEGYNNENEHILIFVDEQPNKSILLDIYDPRTWNNLSNDLRDELLRNDTKRDVSIVNGLKNISGRHFSSSCYICYCSNGEEMNRLTNEGFNDWKHIYERLKEHELSGAYMSFMSKWIDLHIRFKKNITIDQHLQELIRNEKRHWKNVLLRIVYVTRYLAEQNLTFHGKNKRINMENNESFLSLVEMIVE; this is translated from the exons ATGCCACCTCCGAAAGGTGAGGCTGTTGCGGATGCTGAGCTAGATGCATTTGGAGGAGGCCCTGTAGATTTGTCACTACTACCTTTATACCCAGACCATATTTCCAGACATATATGGGATAGAGAG GACCATGATCCGCTGAA GATTGttgaagagaaaaatattttGGTTGAAAACAACGAAAAAGAAGATGATAATGAAGCTGAATTTTTTGATGATGAAGGTTATAATAATGAAAATGAACATATCCTTATTTTTGTCGATGAACAACCTAACAAGTCTATTCTATTGGACATTTATGATCCAAGAACATGGAATAACCTTAGCAATGACTTAAGAGATGAATTACTAAGAAATGATACTAAAAGAGATGTGTCAATTGTGAATGGTCTTAAAAATATTTCTGGTAGGCATTTCTCATCATCATGTTATATCTGTTATTGTTCTAATGGAGAAGA AATGAATCGCTTAACAAATGAAGGTTTTAATGATTGGAAACATATTTATGAAAGACTTAAAGAACATGAATTAAGCGGTGCATACATGTCTTTCATGAGTAAATGGATTGACTTGCATATTAGATTTAAGAAAAATATAACAATTGATCAACATCTTCAAGAGCTTATAAGAAATGAAAAAAGGCATTGGAAGAATGTCTTACTTAGGATAGTTTATGTTACTAGATATCTAGCAGAGCAAAATTTAACATTTCATGGAAAAAATAAGAGGATTAATATGGAAAACAATGAAAGCTTTCTTTCTCTTGTTGAAATGATTGTTGAATGA